In Tachysurus fulvidraco isolate hzauxx_2018 chromosome 3, HZAU_PFXX_2.0, whole genome shotgun sequence, a single window of DNA contains:
- the tmem200ca gene encoding transmembrane protein 200C, whose amino-acid sequence MIATGGLLRISARRQDSLQAKNRAENKRKRKAKKKRKNEVVVVKGKLKLCSISGLIAALGIIVLLVGIALAVLGYWPKGSPLYPGLLTVKGLQKQAWTDGRGGPKAVNWTTSGKLIYQLDKNHIISNYTNNTTEESPKLGVFAEFLNKHLHSDKLKVFGPLIMGIGIFLFICANAVLHENRDKKTKIINLRDIYSTVIDIHSLRSKDNASLNGFVNYMQSKGVEGNLSSVYNAAMLAKGSWPSSDSFKQDPDSLPSSRKSSTGKLEDLPLDSLVIKDTVYSICRDQSPEAKQWETKTIVTSSVNAFTLPLIRLNHRTAGNRRGSDKTGEIRSEYLDSDAIRHCYESLAASGSITKAKVKTSHTRTILSQDSVEVYKGSESLQEMPHLSLEGSRVQLLQASPGPKVTGSHLSLSALSDYSRSIDLGICPSTSVERHLVQTRRRSCPRLEGLSSGGYIKLEGLGGESFESTDVTSFSRGSSSELLSKGQVSKSPLVLEEGASDEHGMIRQYSKKEKLVMISQSDTTLEDLELESVEL is encoded by the coding sequence ATGATTGCTACTGGAGGCCTCCTGCGAATCTCAGCAAGACGTCAGGATTCTCTCCAAGCCAAAAACCGGGCAGAGAACAAGCGCAAGAGAAAAGCCAAAAAGAAGCGAAAGAATGAGGTGGTGGTGGTTAAGGGCAAATTGAAGCTCTGTTCAATCTCTGGGCTGATTGCTGCACTGGGCATTATTGTGCTGCTGGTTGGGATTGCCTTGGCTGTATTAGGCTACTGGCCTAAAGGAAGTCCGCTTTACCCAGGACTGCTCACAGTTAAAGGCTTACAGAAACAAGCCTGGACTGATGGAAGAGGAGGACCCAAAGCAGTGAACTGGACCACTAGTGGCAAGCTCATTTATCAGCTGGATAAAAATCATATAATCTCTAATTATACTAATAACACAACTGAGGAATCGCCAAAGTTGGGTGTTTTTGCTGagtttttaaacaaacacttgCATTCAGACAAACTTAAAGTATTTGGACCATTGATTATGGGCATTGGTATCTTCCTGTTTATTTGTGCTAATGCAGTGCTGCATGAAAACAgggacaaaaagacaaaaatcatTAACCTTAGGGACATTTATTCAACTGTTATTGATATTCACAGTTTGCGATCCAAGGACAATGCTTCACTCAATGGATTTGTGAACTATATGCAATCAAAGGGGGTAGAAGGCAATCTGAGTTCTGTATACAATGCTGCTATGCTAGCAAAAGGCTCATGGCCATCTTCAGACTCTTTCAAACAGGACCCAGACAGCCTGCCCTCATCCAGAAAGTCATCTACTGGCAAACTAGAAGACTTACCTTTGGATAGTCTTGTGATCAAAGACACAGTGTATAGCATTTGCAGGGATCAGTCACCAGAGGCCAAGCAATGGGAGACCAAAACAATTGTAACTTCCTCAGTCAATGCTTTCACGCTACCATTGATCAGGCTTAACCACAGGACAGCAGGAAACAGAAGGGGTTCAGATAAAACCGGGGAGATCAGAAGTGAATATCTGGATTCGGATGCTATTCGTCATTGCTACGAGTCACTAGCTGCATCAGGGAGCATCACCAAAGCTAAAGTGAAGACTTCACACACCCGAACCATTCTTTCCCAGGACTCAGTGGAAGTTTATAAGGGTAGCGAGAGCCTGCAAGAGATGCCACATCTCTCCCTTGAAGGCTCTAGGGTGCAACTCCTTCAGGCATCCCCTGGTCCTAAAGTGACTGGCTCTCACCTGTCCTTAAGTGCCCTATCTGACTACTCCAGGTCCATTGACTTGGGTATCTGCCCATCCACCTCTGTGGAAAGGCACCTGGTGCAAACCAGGCGACGTAGCTGTCCTCGATTGGAGGGCCTGAGCAGTGGGGGTTATATCAAACTCGAGGGTCTTGGAGGTGAGTCTTTTGAGTCCACTGATGTGACAAGTTTTAGTCGTGGGAGTTCTTCTGAACTTTTGTCTAAAGGCCAAGTTTCAAAAAGTCCCCTTGTCTTGGAGGAAGGTGCTTCTGATGAGCATGGCATGATCAGACAGTactcaaaaaaggaaaaactggtGATGATTTCCCAGTCAGACACTACCTTAGAGGACCTGGAACTAGAGAGTGTAGAACTCTGA